From Podospora bellae-mahoneyi strain CBS 112042 chromosome 3, whole genome shotgun sequence, the proteins below share one genomic window:
- the MSB2 gene encoding multicopy suppressor of a budding defect (EggNog:ENOG503P216; COG:S) gives MRTASVLVAALVAASSAAAEVATKPRIYFPRHVKRQFGNSTSSSTLDPELSGSTALTESVRTTVVITSVPVATVTITPTSTSTPDPLDDEEEEEEEEEEEPIVIVPSGIVTSSTSTSVSASESSSESVTESATDSATVASSTPVDEETTTSTPTEEEPTVTPTASATSSQTDPEETETASEEPEETPTPTPTPSVGPTAPFSSSSSSVDPEPTVSSTDEPEPQVTTSSEPERPVTTSSTEPEPPVTTSTEPEPPVTTSTEPEPPVTTSTEPEPPVTTSSTEPEPPITTTEPEPPVTTSTDPELPIITTNSTLPEPPITTSTLPEPPISTDVDQPIITTNSTLPEPPTTTTGLDPGPTDPVTDDPTTSVTDPVTDGPSSVTTSDGPVITPDPVTDNSTTTEPPITDPPPSDITTAPTTIPTDDPGSISTPGFGNTTSPITEPTGGSSEPVTEPTTVIDTTSVPTGIVSTPGASNITSIPITSEPASEPATPGPTTVPSTSERVTSIGVIGSTTQSAPWLPTTIIVAPTPSTTASGAIPTTASGIPTTFPKAIQPENGNDVVPQDTDLIQIGFREGYNYPFLVSENKAAAQIFKYLPKALAEAGQFDMSKVQVKRLVPLDTQSSLGYITACAIVTYPRSMIDALSADINSPNAPLYRNPDILVYNLTMQINPAIPIEYGSVYEGEGIGGVPGGGVPGGGGSGGDPFGTGGDTNNPTGSQRGTTAAIAGGAVAVAAAYGVVMFVIARRYKRKKQLHRRASSISNPSDMRETPRGGSPALMGGALLSRDFTGYGAVVTGGSGSGSTGQPGGRDSHGSGRSGAGNSGRFISAPVAAENSLGWN, from the coding sequence ATGAGGACAGCATCGGTTTTGGTGGCGGCCTTGGTGGCGGCCTCGTCGGCAGCTGCCGAAGTCGCGACAAAGCCCAGGATCTACTTCCCGCGACACGTGAAGAGGCAGTTTGGGAATTCGACATCATCTAGCACGCTTGACCCCGAGTTGAGCGGGTCAACCGCTCTGACAGAGAGCGTGAGGACAACAGTTGTGATTACTTCGGTTCCTGTCGCCACTGTCACCATcacaccaacatcaacttCGACCCCAGATCCcctcgatgatgaagaggaggaggaggaggaggaggaggaggagcctaTCGTCATTGTACCCAGTGGTATTGTCACCAGCAGCACGTCCACCTCTGTTAGCGCGTCAGAGTCTTCGTCGGAATCTGTGACTGAGTCTGCGACGGATTCGGCCACAGTTGCGTCGTCAACTCCGGTGGATGAagagaccaccacctctaCGCCGACTGAAGAGGAACCTACAGTGACTCCGACTGCGTCCGCGACAAGCTCACAGACTGACCCCGAAGAGACGGAGACCGCCAGCGAGGAGCCCGAGGAGACCCCTACGCCTACTCCTACTCCCAGCGTCGGGCCGACCGCTCccttcagcagcagcagcagcagcgtcgATCCCGAGCCCACCGTGTCGTCTACTGACGAACCGGAGCCTCAGGTCACAACCAGCTCTGAGCCCGAACGCCCGGTGACAACCAGCAGCACTGAACCCGAGCCTCcagtcaccaccagcactgAACCCGAGCCCCCGgtcaccaccagcactgAACCTGAGCCCCCggtcaccaccagcaccgagcCTGAGCCTCCAGtgaccaccagcagcaccgaACCAGAGCCTCCAATCACTACCACCGAGCCCGAGCCACCCGTTACTACCAGCACCGACCCCGAGCTTCCGATTATtaccaccaacagcaccttGCCGGAGCCACCAATCACGACCAGCACCTTACCTGAGCCTCCGATCAGCACCGATGTCGACCAACCGATCATCACTACCAACAGCACTTTGCCGGAACCCCCCACCACGACGACTGGTCTCGATCCCGGCCCTACCGACCCAGTAACAGATGATCCTACTACTTCCGTCACGGATCCGGTGACGGATGGACCTTCCTCTGTCACCACCAGCGATGGTCCAGTTATCACCCCGGACCCCGTGACAGACAACAGCACGACTACGGAACCGCCCATCACTGATCCACCACCGTCAGATATCACTACTGCGCCCACGACTATCCCAACTGACGACCCGGGCTCTATCAGCACCCCGGGATTCGGCAACACCACAAGCCCGATCACAGAGCCAACAGGTGGCTCTTCGGAGCCTGTCACCGAGCCAACAACTGTGATTGATACCACCTCTGTGCCAACTGGAATCGTCTCCACCCCGGGCgccagcaacatcacctcGATCCCCATTACCAGCGAGCCTGCTAGCGAACCTGCAACACCCGGCCCTACCACGGTTCCGTCGACTAGTGAGCGTGTTACCAGCATCGGTGTCATTGGAAGCACCACCCAGTCGGCACCATGGCTTCCCACTACCATTATTGTAGCCCCGACCCCCTCGACGACTGCATCAGGCGCCATACCCACGACTGCTAGCggcatccccaccaccttccccaaGGCTATTCAGCCCGAAAATGGGAACGATGTGGTGCCGCAAGACACCGACTTGATCCAGATTGGCTTCCGTGAGGGATACAACTACCCCTTCCTGGTCAGCGAGAACAAGGCTGCGGCGCAGATCTTCAAGTATCTCCCCAAAGCGCTGGCCGAGGCTGGACAGTTTGACATGTCAAAGGTCCAGGTTAAGAGACTGGTGCCTTTGGACACCCAGAGCTCGCTGGGCTACATCACCGCCTGCGCCATTGTCACGTACCCGAGGTCCATGATCGATGCCTTGTCTGCCGACATCAACTCCCCCAACGCTCCGCTGTACAGAAACCCCGACATCCTCGTCTACAACCTCACCATGCAGATCAACCCAGCCATCCCCATCGAGTACGGCTCCGTCTACGAGGGTGAGGGGATCGGTGGAGTCCCCGGCGGTGGCGTcccaggcggcggcggcagcggcggcgacCCCTTCGGCACGGGCGgcgacaccaacaacccgaCGGGATCCCAGCGCGGAACCACCGCCGCTATTGCCGGCGGTGCCGTCGCTGTGGCGGCCGCGTACGGTGTTGTCATGTTTGTCATTGCCCGTCGGTACAAGCGCAAGAAGCAGCTTCACCGCCGCGCCAGCTCCATCAGCAACCCATCCGACATGCGGGAGACGCCCCGCGGCGGCAGCCCTG